The Trichoplusia ni isolate ovarian cell line Hi5 chromosome 25, tn1, whole genome shotgun sequence genome includes a region encoding these proteins:
- the LOC113505359 gene encoding elongation of very long chain fatty acids protein AAEL008004-like translates to MQVQTPLYVASRAVHLCKIANMDSIQRAYNIVFYERADQRVKDWALMTSPLPLASIIATYLVTINFILPAFMKNRRPYELRSIIKWYNVVQIVANAVATWGIMTSGWTTTYHFGCMLPDYSMDPQALRMLRFMWWTVILKLLELFETAFFVLRKRERQASFLHVYHHVSTLIIVWSGVKYVGGGITSFSPMINNSVHVIMYSYYLLSAEGSPKLKAFLIKYKKWLTVMQMIQFTIMLIYSAQVFLPSCDAPLGITIIYFPNVIFVYYMFYNFFKQNYIKKEKETLNKSTNGVNKDV, encoded by the exons ATGCAAGTTCAAACTCCTTTATACGTCGCCAGTCGCGCAGTGCACTTGTGTAAAATTGCCAATATGGATAGCATACAAAGAGCTTACAATATCGTATTTTATGAAAGAGcag ATCAACGAGTAAAAGACTGGGCGCTCATGACGTCCCCGTTACCACTGGCCAGTATCATAGCGACCTACCTAGTGACCATCAACTTCATACTGCCTGCCTTCATGAAGAATAGGAGACCCTACGAACTGAGGTCTATCATCAAATGGTATAACGTGGTGCAGATCGTCGCTAATGCTGTCGCTACTTGGGGG ATAATGACATCGGGCTGGACCACGACATACCACTTCGGGTGCATGCTGCCCGACTACTCAATGGACCCTCAAGCACTTCGCATGCTCCGCTTCATGTGGTGGACTGTGATCCTCAAGCTATTAGAACTCTTTGAGACTGCTTTTTTTGTACTTCGTAAGAGAGAACGACAGGCTTCTTTCCTGCATGTCTACCATCACGTCAGCACGCTGATCATTGTATGGTCCGGAGTCAAATATGTTGGAG GTGGTATAACCAGCTTTTCGCCTATGATAAACAACTCCGTACACGTCATCATGTACAGCTACTACCTATTGTCAGCCGAGGGCAGCCCAAAGTTGAAGGCTTTCCTCATCAAATACAAGAAATGGCTCACTGTTATGCAGATG ATCCAGTTCACGATAATGTTGATATACTCGGCCCAAGTGTTCCTACCAAGCTGCGACGCTCCTCTTGGCATCACAATAATCTACTTCCcaaatgttatatttgtttactaCATGTTTTACAACttcttcaaacaaaattatataaaaaaagaaaaggaaaccttaaataaatctacaaatGGAGTTAATAAAGATGTTTGA